Proteins encoded in a region of the Populus nigra chromosome 3, ddPopNigr1.1, whole genome shotgun sequence genome:
- the LOC133688875 gene encoding uncharacterized protein LOC133688875, translating to MGTREVYEQKLRTGNLYHDPTIKPGLGSPRCPRCLSLLNPISAKGEWTITSILHDATAVAGSGIGGMLSAVHGFNTGIPFLQNRLKGPKWLPFLVGLPPLLAVSAASAAFGGYVLPKFAQLTVTSYYASSSASHYGISLLTRHIEESYTSRAQQEKLR from the exons ATGGGTACTAGAGAGGTATACGAGCAGAAATTAAGAACCGGAAATCTCTATCACGATCCTACTATCAAACCTGGACTCGGTTCCCCTCGCTGCCCTCGCTGTCTTTCTCTCTTAAACCCTATTTCT GCAAAGGGAGAATGGACCATTACCTCTATTTTACATGACGCAACCGCTgtg GCTGGTTCGGGTATTGGTGGAATGCTCAGTGCAGTTCATGGTTTCAATACCG GGATTCCATTCCTTCAAAATCGATTGAAGGGACCAAAGTGGCTTCCTTTCCTAGTCGGG CTTCCTCCACTGCTTGCTGTTTCGGCTGCCAGTGCTGCATTTGGAG GTTATGTGCTTCCAAAGTTTGCTCAACTTACTGTGACATCCTATTATGCTTCCTCAAGTGCCTCTCATTATGGGATTTCACTCCTCACCCGACATATTGAAGAGTCCTATACTTCCCGAGCTCAGCAAGAAAAGCTCAGATGA